One Weissella coleopterorum DNA segment encodes these proteins:
- the tagD gene encoding glycerol-3-phosphate cytidylyltransferase codes for MKRVITYGTFDMLHYGHINLLKRAKQMGDYLIVVLSSDEFNWEAKQKKTYFSFEKRKQLLEAIRYVDLVIPENSWDQKISDMQAWQVDEFVMGDDWAGKFDYLAEQTGVNVTYLARTPEISTTQIKNDLNRKNLAAK; via the coding sequence ATGAAACGAGTTATTACATATGGTACTTTTGACATGTTACATTATGGTCATATAAATTTACTGAAGCGTGCTAAGCAGATGGGAGATTATTTGATCGTAGTATTGTCTTCTGATGAATTTAATTGGGAAGCTAAGCAGAAGAAAACGTATTTTTCATTTGAAAAAAGAAAACAGCTGCTTGAAGCCATTAGATATGTGGACTTAGTAATTCCAGAAAATAGTTGGGACCAAAAAATTTCAGATATGCAGGCATGGCAGGTTGATGAATTTGTCATGGGGGACGATTGGGCAGGTAAATTTGATTACTTAGCCGAACAAACGGGCGTTAATGTGACTTATCTTGCTAGAACGCCTGAAATATCAACAACTCAAATAAAAAATGATTTAAATAGGAAAAATTTAGCTGCCAAATAA
- a CDS encoding SGNH/GDSL hydrolase family protein yields MFLFKREKKEYNNWKNKRVVVFGDSIVAGQKLVREETPYRDIVYAKLASYRLGADKFDNFAETGTGQFKGQHNLDNHTGWVHDFGGVIRHYHKDISIADVGLIAYGNNDWKQLTADGNTHSLMDVEEKLRENINLIKKYNPYIDLIGVLETMAFRNHKSAWYLKGPNGFDYSQMLNSYISVFNEMDVPIFDLRDYNIGNSIEDYVDDRDHFTEIKHRDIAIQFEKFIRGGKKSFYSKYYRVIKIIDVKNEINSSNIVDIEKGIYDYNKKKDLIEIIKFDKNENIKKSENNVKFINIYEQAEISRRHDLILEYQFELKRKNKVVKKNGKYVFLQNLDCSWNKVPEIDFFDSWLRKYVSTKDEVYVLKEKKMSKIDIVNFNFKNIFINN; encoded by the coding sequence ATGTTTTTATTTAAGCGTGAGAAAAAAGAATATAATAATTGGAAAAATAAGCGGGTTGTTGTATTTGGAGATAGCATTGTTGCTGGGCAAAAGTTAGTGAGGGAAGAAACACCTTATAGAGATATAGTTTACGCTAAACTAGCATCATACAGATTAGGTGCAGATAAATTTGATAATTTTGCTGAGACAGGTACGGGTCAGTTTAAAGGTCAACATAATTTAGACAATCATACTGGCTGGGTTCATGATTTTGGGGGAGTTATTCGTCATTACCATAAAGATATAAGTATAGCTGACGTTGGGTTAATAGCATACGGAAACAATGATTGGAAGCAGCTAACCGCCGATGGTAATACTCATTCTTTAATGGATGTTGAAGAAAAATTAAGAGAGAATATTAATCTAATAAAGAAGTATAACCCTTATATTGATTTAATAGGTGTTTTAGAAACTATGGCTTTTAGAAATCATAAATCGGCATGGTATTTAAAAGGACCAAATGGATTTGATTATTCCCAGATGTTAAATTCTTATATATCAGTATTTAATGAAATGGACGTACCAATTTTTGATTTAAGAGATTATAATATTGGGAATTCAATTGAAGATTATGTTGACGATAGAGATCACTTTACTGAAATTAAGCATCGGGATATTGCTATACAATTTGAAAAATTTATAAGAGGCGGAAAAAAAAGTTTTTATTCAAAATATTATAGAGTTATTAAAATTATTGATGTAAAAAATGAGATAAATAGTTCTAATATCGTAGATATTGAAAAAGGAATATACGATTACAATAAAAAAAAGGATTTAATTGAAATTATTAAATTTGATAAAAATGAGAATATTAAAAAATCCGAAAACAATGTAAAATTTATTAATATTTACGAACAGGCGGAAATTAGTAGGCGTCATGATTTAATTTTAGAGTATCAGTTCGAACTTAAAAGAAAAAATAAAGTGGTAAAAAAGAATGGTAAATATGTTTTTCTACAAAATTTAGACTGTTCATGGAACAAAGTTCCCGAAATAGATTTTTTTGATAGCTGGTTACGTAAGTATGTATCTACAAAAGATGAGGTATACGTATTGAAAGAAAAAAAAATGTCAAAAATTGATATAGTTAATTTTAATTTTAAAAATATATTTATAAATAATTAG